One region of Oxalobacteraceae bacterium OTU3CAMAD1 genomic DNA includes:
- a CDS encoding DMT family transporter, which translates to MPHHLRGVAALLIVTLVWGTTFPAMKDMTGYLSASWIVLSRFAIASLLLLPFLWRAKWNDVRWGVLAGGVLFLCYVFQIEGLALTTSNRNAFVTGLNVLVPPLIGVLMGKILERRIVVALVLALAGLFALCWEGGFVWGRGDTLALLCAVFFGIYVVLMAATTRKVEKLMVLTASQIVTVAVCSAVWLLLREVPLGVAERAEDLPNYVSYIRTGLETYAVNIAYLGVVATAAIISLQTWGQSHSSANEAAVIYAFEPGCAAIFAYFWLGETLAWNGLLGAALLISGMMVSQWNTERPAAALAPE; encoded by the coding sequence ATGCCACACCACTTGCGCGGCGTCGCCGCGTTGCTCATCGTGACCCTGGTCTGGGGCACGACCTTTCCGGCGATGAAGGACATGACCGGCTACCTGTCCGCCAGCTGGATCGTGCTGAGTCGCTTCGCCATCGCCAGCCTGTTGCTGCTGCCCTTCCTGTGGCGCGCCAAATGGAACGATGTGCGCTGGGGCGTGCTGGCCGGCGGCGTGTTGTTTCTGTGCTACGTGTTCCAGATCGAGGGGCTGGCGCTGACCACCTCCAACCGCAACGCCTTCGTCACCGGCCTGAACGTTCTCGTGCCGCCGCTGATCGGCGTGCTGATGGGCAAAATACTGGAACGCCGCATCGTCGTCGCACTGGTGCTGGCGCTGGCCGGCCTGTTCGCGCTGTGCTGGGAGGGCGGTTTCGTCTGGGGGCGCGGCGACACGCTGGCGCTGCTGTGCGCGGTGTTTTTCGGCATCTACGTGGTGCTGATGGCCGCGACCACGCGCAAGGTCGAGAAGCTGATGGTGCTGACGGCGTCGCAAATCGTCACGGTGGCCGTGTGCTCGGCCGTGTGGCTGCTGCTGCGCGAGGTGCCGCTGGGCGTGGCCGAGCGGGCCGAGGACCTGCCCAACTACGTGAGCTACATCCGCACCGGACTGGAGACGTACGCGGTCAACATCGCCTACCTGGGCGTGGTGGCGACGGCGGCCATCATCTCGCTGCAAACCTGGGGCCAGAGCCACAGCAGCGCCAACGAGGCGGCCGTGATCTACGCCTTCGAGCCGGGCTGCGCGGCGATCTTCGCCTACTTCTGGCTGGGCGAGACCCTGGCGTGGAACGGCCTGCTCGGCGCCGCGCTATTGATCTCCGGTATGATGGTCAGCCAGTGGAACACCGAGCGTCCCGCCGCCGCGCTGGCGCCAGAGTAG
- a CDS encoding MarR family transcriptional regulator, giving the protein MGERYLKSIRLLAECMQGFERLSSERARQSGLTHPQFDIIATLGNTPGMSYKELGEKTLITKGTLTGVIERLEQKGLVERQRNDCDKRSFFVRLTADGEATFNAAFPKMMEMGRNLFTDYREEDLAALEKNLSKLKTVIMASHPGCPSTPDPTKENI; this is encoded by the coding sequence ATGGGTGAACGCTATCTGAAAAGTATCCGGTTGCTGGCCGAGTGCATGCAGGGCTTTGAACGGCTCTCCAGCGAACGGGCGCGCCAGAGCGGTCTGACGCATCCGCAGTTCGACATTATCGCCACGCTGGGCAACACGCCGGGCATGTCGTATAAGGAGCTGGGCGAAAAAACGCTGATCACCAAGGGCACGCTGACCGGTGTGATCGAACGGCTGGAACAAAAAGGGCTGGTGGAGCGTCAGCGCAACGACTGCGACAAGCGTTCTTTCTTTGTCCGCCTGACGGCCGACGGCGAGGCAACGTTCAACGCCGCCTTTCCCAAGATGATGGAGATGGGCAGGAACCTGTTCACGGACTATCGCGAGGAAGATCTCGCGGCCCTTGAAAAAAACCTGTCCAAGCTCAAAACTGTGATCATGGCCAGCCATCCCGGATGCCCGTCCACCCCCGACCCAACCAAGGAAAACATTTGA
- a CDS encoding HDOD domain-containing protein yields MDRLDAFKAIAAQASRGELTFPTNVNASLRLQQALSDPDCHVEAAAKLIQADPLLAARSVAIANSVAYNRSGTEISSVRAAVQRLGVRTLQSLVAALIVRQIGSQVTEPVLQAKINQLWEHTAHVAALSQVIARRVTHVDPDTALFAGIVHEVAGFYMLSCAGAYPEVMEGEPEDWVEHGEVEIGRGVLTKLGVPDGVYKSIEAMWLGLRALPPETLGDTLLLANDLSPVHSPLYQRPGATTLPAARTIDFVVGEGTLHRIMVESAHEVRSLYAVLML; encoded by the coding sequence ATGGACAGACTCGACGCCTTCAAAGCCATCGCCGCTCAAGCGAGCCGGGGAGAACTGACGTTCCCGACCAACGTCAACGCCTCGCTGCGGCTGCAGCAGGCGCTGAGCGATCCGGACTGCCACGTCGAAGCGGCGGCCAAACTCATCCAGGCAGACCCGTTGCTGGCCGCGCGCAGCGTCGCCATCGCCAACTCGGTCGCCTACAACCGTTCCGGCACTGAAATCTCCAGCGTGCGCGCGGCCGTCCAGCGGCTCGGCGTGCGCACCTTGCAATCGCTGGTCGCGGCGCTGATCGTGCGCCAGATCGGCAGCCAGGTCACCGAGCCCGTGCTCCAGGCCAAAATCAATCAATTGTGGGAACACACGGCGCATGTGGCCGCGCTGTCGCAGGTCATCGCGCGCCGCGTCACGCATGTCGATCCGGACACGGCGCTGTTCGCCGGCATCGTGCACGAGGTGGCCGGTTTCTACATGCTGTCGTGCGCGGGCGCGTATCCGGAGGTGATGGAAGGCGAGCCGGAGGATTGGGTCGAGCATGGCGAGGTCGAGATCGGCCGTGGCGTGCTGACCAAGCTGGGCGTGCCGGACGGCGTGTATAAATCGATCGAGGCGATGTGGCTGGGCTTGCGCGCCTTGCCGCCGGAAACCTTGGGCGACACGCTGCTGCTGGCCAATGATTTGTCGCCGGTGCACTCGCCGCTGTACCAGCGGCCCGGCGCCACCACGTTGCCCGCTGCGCGCACCATCGACTTCGTCGTCGGTGAAGGCACCTTGCATCGGATCATGGTCGAGTCGGCGCACGAGGTGCGCTCCTTGTATGCGGTGCTGATGCTTTAA
- a CDS encoding glutathione S-transferase family protein yields the protein MRLYHHSISSNSRRVMLAAETMGTPLDLTEVNLMNPDDRRRLTELNPNCKLPVLQDGDFTLWESCAIMQYLADRTLGQTLYPDNILVRADINRWMLWSCQHWAPAIGYLTYERIWKGLIGQGGPDADVVARAEIQLAQFATVLDNHLAGREWLVGDKLSLADFAVAPALMYTEQARLPVKQYPNIMAWYERVGQLDAWKNTEPVW from the coding sequence ATGCGACTCTACCACCACTCGATCTCCTCCAACTCGCGCCGCGTGATGCTGGCCGCCGAGACCATGGGCACGCCGCTCGATCTGACCGAGGTCAACCTGATGAACCCGGACGACCGGCGCCGGTTGACCGAGCTCAATCCCAACTGCAAGCTGCCGGTCCTGCAGGACGGCGACTTCACCTTGTGGGAATCGTGCGCCATCATGCAATACCTGGCCGACCGCACGCTGGGCCAGACGCTGTATCCTGACAACATCCTGGTGCGCGCCGACATCAACCGCTGGATGTTGTGGTCCTGCCAGCACTGGGCGCCGGCGATCGGCTACCTGACGTACGAGCGGATCTGGAAGGGCCTGATCGGCCAGGGTGGCCCTGACGCGGACGTCGTCGCCCGCGCCGAGATCCAGCTGGCGCAGTTCGCGACGGTGCTGGACAACCATCTGGCCGGGCGCGAATGGCTGGTCGGCGACAAGCTCAGCCTGGCTGATTTCGCGGTCGCGCCGGCGCTGATGTACACCGAGCAGGCCCGGTTGCCGGTCAAGCAGTATCCCAACATCATGGCGTGGTACGAGCGCGTGGGGCAGCTCGACGCCTGGAAAAACACCGAACCGGTATGGTGA
- a CDS encoding YafY family transcriptional regulator, whose product MSRSGRLFLLMDAMRGYRRPVTAARLAEQLGVSERTIYRDIQTLSSLGAPLQGEAGVGYMLKAGSFLPPLMFGPDELEALVLGARWVRRQGDEGLAAAATSALAKIATATPKDLRDDMAETSLWVPMGKTAPEASDVHVRPVREAIRYQHRLRLGYRDEKGAASERMVWPFALAFFEGSRMLAAWCELRMAFRHFRIDRIAEVQTTGERYPARRHDLLRSWRKEHAIPEDS is encoded by the coding sequence ATGAGCCGATCCGGCCGACTTTTCCTGCTGATGGACGCGATGCGCGGCTACCGCCGTCCCGTCACCGCCGCCCGCCTGGCCGAGCAGCTGGGCGTTTCCGAACGCACGATCTACCGCGACATCCAGACGCTGTCCAGCCTTGGCGCGCCGCTGCAGGGCGAGGCCGGCGTCGGTTACATGCTGAAAGCCGGCAGTTTCCTGCCGCCGCTGATGTTCGGCCCCGACGAGCTCGAGGCGCTGGTGCTGGGCGCGCGCTGGGTGCGCCGCCAGGGCGACGAAGGGCTGGCGGCGGCCGCCACCAGCGCGCTGGCCAAGATCGCCACCGCCACGCCCAAGGACTTGCGCGACGACATGGCCGAAACCAGCCTGTGGGTGCCGATGGGTAAAACCGCGCCCGAGGCCAGCGACGTCCACGTGCGGCCGGTGCGCGAAGCGATCCGCTACCAGCATCGGCTGCGGCTCGGCTACCGCGACGAAAAGGGTGCGGCGTCGGAGCGCATGGTGTGGCCGTTCGCGCTGGCCTTCTTCGAGGGCAGCCGCATGCTGGCCGCGTGGTGCGAGCTGCGCATGGCGTTCCGCCACTTCCGCATCGACCGCATCGCCGAGGTGCAAACGACGGGCGAGCGCTATCCCGCGCGCCGCCATGACCTGTTGCGCTCATGGCGCAAGGAACACGCGATCCCCGAAGACTCCTGA
- the eutC gene encoding ethanolamine ammonia-lyase subunit EutC, producing MDDAEINIIVGQPAANDAADGVVTANPWQSLRRFTAARIALGRSGVSQPTAPQLAFQLAHARARDAVHLALDQAALGEALLAACGLRCLPLHSAAAGRDIYLQRPDLGRRLDDDSRETLLRRRQAEPGGYDLAIVIADGLSALAIEQNAVPFIKTLMARLADDGWSLAPPAIVGQGRVAVGDEVGELLGARAVVVLIGERPGLSSPDSMGLYLTWAPKTGLTDASRNCISNVRPAGLTYDDAAFKLHYLLSEARKRQLSGVALKDETATDNHALDAPQRNFLLDHD from the coding sequence ATGGACGATGCCGAGATCAACATCATTGTCGGCCAGCCCGCCGCCAACGACGCCGCCGACGGCGTGGTGACCGCCAACCCCTGGCAGTCGCTGCGGCGCTTCACGGCCGCGCGCATCGCGCTGGGCCGCAGCGGCGTCAGCCAGCCGACCGCGCCGCAGCTGGCGTTCCAGCTGGCGCACGCGCGCGCCCGCGACGCGGTGCACCTGGCGCTGGACCAGGCCGCGCTCGGCGAGGCGCTGCTGGCCGCCTGCGGCCTGCGCTGCTTGCCGCTGCACAGCGCGGCGGCCGGCCGCGACATCTATCTGCAACGCCCAGACCTCGGCCGCCGCCTCGACGACGATTCGCGCGAAACCCTGTTGCGGCGACGCCAGGCCGAGCCCGGCGGCTACGACCTGGCGATCGTCATCGCCGACGGCCTGTCGGCGCTGGCCATCGAACAAAACGCCGTTCCCTTCATCAAAACCCTGATGGCGCGGCTGGCCGACGACGGTTGGTCATTGGCGCCGCCGGCCATCGTCGGCCAGGGGCGGGTGGCGGTCGGCGACGAGGTGGGCGAGCTGCTCGGCGCGCGCGCCGTGGTGGTGCTGATCGGCGAGCGTCCCGGCCTGAGCTCCCCCGACAGCATGGGCCTGTACCTGACGTGGGCGCCGAAGACCGGATTGACCGACGCCAGCCGTAACTGCATCTCGAATGTGCGTCCGGCGGGCTTGACCTACGACGACGCAGCGTTCAAGCTTCACTATCTGTTGTCCGAAGCGCGCAAACGGCAATTGTCGGGCGTCGCGCTCAAGGATGAAACGGCCACCGACAACCACGCACTGGACGCGCCACAGCGCAACTTCCTGCTCGACCACGACTAA
- a CDS encoding ethanolamine ammonia-lyase subunit EutB: MSSFSHTVGSKTYQFRDLKDLMAKATPARSGDYLAGLAAASAEERVAAQMALADLPLTLFLNELVIPYEQDEVTRLIIDDHDKAAFTRIAHLTVGDFRNWLLGDAADEATLAAVSPGITPEMAAAVSKIMRVQDLILVAKKCRVVTRFRNTIGLEGRMATRLQPNHPTDDATGIAASVLDGLLYGSGDAVIGINPATDNVPQVIKIVTMLDEIIARYGIPTQSCVLTHVTNTIAAIERGAPVDLVFQSIAGTEAANASFGINIALLDEAREAALSLQRGTVGNNVMYFETGQGSALSANAHHGVDQQTCETRAYAVARKFQPLLVNSVVGFIGPEYLYDGKQIIRAGLEDHFCAKLLGLPMGCDVCYTNHAEADQDDMDMLLTLLGAAGCTFVMGIPGSDDIMLNYQTTSFHDALYARRVLGLKTAPEFEAWLKAMHIFTDDERATLGNGMPVAFQRALASLT, from the coding sequence ATGAGCAGCTTCTCGCACACGGTAGGCAGCAAAACCTACCAGTTCCGCGACCTCAAGGACCTGATGGCGAAAGCCACGCCGGCCCGCTCCGGCGACTACCTCGCCGGGCTGGCCGCCGCCAGCGCCGAAGAGCGCGTCGCCGCGCAAATGGCCCTCGCCGACCTGCCGCTGACGCTGTTCCTCAACGAACTGGTGATCCCCTACGAACAGGACGAAGTCACGCGCCTGATCATCGACGACCACGACAAAGCCGCCTTCACCCGCATCGCCCACCTGACCGTGGGCGACTTCCGCAACTGGCTGCTCGGCGACGCCGCCGACGAAGCGACCCTGGCCGCCGTCTCCCCCGGCATCACGCCCGAGATGGCCGCCGCCGTCTCCAAGATCATGCGCGTCCAGGACCTGATCCTGGTGGCGAAAAAATGCCGCGTCGTCACCCGCTTCCGCAACACCATCGGCCTCGAAGGGCGCATGGCCACGCGCCTGCAGCCCAACCACCCGACCGACGACGCCACCGGCATCGCCGCCAGCGTGCTCGACGGCCTGCTGTACGGCAGCGGCGACGCCGTCATTGGCATCAACCCGGCCACCGACAACGTGCCGCAGGTGATCAAGATCGTCACCATGCTCGACGAAATCATTGCCCGCTACGGCATCCCGACCCAATCGTGCGTGCTCACCCACGTCACCAACACCATCGCCGCCATTGAGCGCGGCGCGCCGGTCGACCTGGTGTTCCAGTCGATCGCCGGCACCGAGGCGGCCAACGCCAGCTTCGGCATCAACATCGCCTTGCTCGACGAGGCGCGCGAGGCCGCGCTGTCGCTGCAACGCGGCACGGTCGGCAACAACGTCATGTATTTCGAGACGGGGCAGGGCAGCGCGCTGTCGGCCAACGCCCACCACGGCGTCGACCAGCAAACCTGCGAAACGCGCGCCTACGCCGTCGCTCGCAAGTTCCAGCCGCTGCTGGTGAACTCGGTGGTCGGCTTCATCGGCCCCGAATATCTGTACGACGGCAAGCAGATCATCCGCGCCGGTCTGGAGGACCACTTCTGCGCCAAGCTGCTGGGCCTGCCGATGGGCTGCGACGTCTGCTACACCAACCACGCCGAGGCCGACCAGGACGATATGGACATGCTGCTGACCCTGCTGGGCGCGGCCGGCTGCACCTTCGTCATGGGCATTCCGGGCTCGGACGATATCATGCTCAACTATCAGACCACGTCCTTCCACGACGCCCTGTATGCGCGCCGCGTGCTGGGGCTGAAGACGGCGCCGGAATTCGAGGCGTGGCTGAAGGCGATGCACATTTTCACCGACGACGAACGCGCCACCCTGGGCAACGGCATGCCGGTGGCGTTCCAGCGCGCGCTGGCCAGTTTGACGTAA
- a CDS encoding TorF family putative porin has translation MSKTILMLACAVLFSSSAMAADPAPAPAPAPDWTESGNVTIVSDYLFRGISQTQAKPTIQATLDFTHSSGFYLGLFGSGVSHAAYNNGSGAEIDVYGGYRYSLNADTVIDAGLVTYWFPGAHYATGGQDIKYHTQEAKLGVNIGAFNAYGWVSLNKRWFGFTIQPTTGELVDTRGTLYGEVNWNPELAPGLVLNLHAGKQNVRHMSEFNFYDVKAGVTKTMDKWAFSAAAVYNSGDASKNGTPLWTFFNADGSSKNVVQKRLLVTATRTF, from the coding sequence ATGTCTAAAACTATCCTCATGCTGGCGTGTGCCGTCTTGTTCTCGAGTTCCGCGATGGCCGCAGATCCGGCGCCGGCGCCGGCGCCGGCTCCCGACTGGACCGAGAGCGGCAACGTCACCATCGTCTCCGACTACCTGTTCCGCGGCATCTCGCAAACGCAGGCCAAGCCGACCATCCAGGCCACCCTGGACTTCACGCACTCGAGCGGCTTCTACCTCGGCCTGTTCGGCTCGGGCGTCTCGCACGCGGCCTACAACAACGGTTCCGGCGCCGAGATCGACGTCTACGGCGGCTACCGCTACAGCCTGAATGCCGACACCGTCATCGATGCCGGCCTCGTCACGTACTGGTTCCCGGGCGCGCATTACGCGACGGGCGGCCAGGACATCAAGTACCATACGCAGGAGGCCAAGCTGGGTGTGAACATCGGCGCCTTCAACGCCTACGGCTGGGTGTCCTTGAACAAGCGCTGGTTCGGCTTCACGATCCAGCCCACCACCGGCGAGCTGGTCGACACGCGCGGCACCCTGTATGGCGAAGTGAACTGGAATCCGGAACTGGCGCCGGGCCTGGTGTTGAACCTGCACGCGGGCAAGCAGAACGTGCGCCACATGAGCGAGTTCAACTTCTATGATGTGAAGGCGGGCGTCACGAAGACGATGGACAAATGGGCGTTCTCGGCGGCGGCGGTGTACAACAGCGGCGACGCCAGCAAGAACGGCACGCCGCTGTGGACCTTCTTCAACGCCGACGGCAGCAGCAAGAACGTGGTGCAGAAGCGGTTGTTGGTAACGGCAACGCGTACGTTTTAA